Genomic DNA from Pelosinus sp. UFO1:
TACATTCTTTTTGCGTTCTTCAGTAATATTCATGCCATTCCACAAGGCATCAATTCTTTTCCCATTTAACTCCGCTTCTTTACTGCTCCAATCGATAGGTTTGAACTCTACTTCCATTCCTAATTTTTTAGCCGCTTCTTTTGCCATGTCTATATCAAAACCAACGATGTTGTTCTTGTCATCTCTAAAGCCCATAGGAGGGAAGCTATCATCTAAACCGATTACAATCTTTTTCTGTACTGGTGTTTTTGTATCCGCACTACCACATCCTGCGATTACCAAACCAGCCATCATAAGTAACAAAACTAACGTAACTATTTTTTTCATATGTAAATCCTCCACACAATGTATTTCATCTCATATTGGATATTATACTTTAGTACGGTAAAATTAGAAAGAGTTAAATTGGTGCAATTATAAAATTTAAAATCATCTTCCTTTCCTTTACTCCTTCAATCTCCTTATTTTGTTTTATTTCATTTTTAAATTTTTCATCCACTTTCACATGCTACTTCTAGCCATAATGTGAATATGTATAAGATAAGAAAAGAAAAGACTTGACTTGTGCCAAGCTCGGACGCAGGCAGAAGCCTTAGTCGTTCTTACTTGGAATCAAGGAAGTGTTATACTTTCTGATTCCGTAAAAAAGCGGCATGAACTACACTAGGTAGCCATGCCGCTTTGTCATGTTATTAGTTACATGTTATTTTTATTGCATAGACCTTTAAGATCCTCAATAAATTCCCTAACAGCATCCTCCTTTGTCGCCCAAGAGGTGACAAGGCGAATGGCAGAGTGCTCCGAGTCCACCTGTGACCAAACATAAAAAGAATACTTTTCCTGAAGCTTTGTTATTATTCCATTGGGCAATATAGGAAAAATTTGATTCGACGGGGAATGAGTTAGGAACAAATAACCTGCCTGGCTAATTCCCTCCCTTAGTAAACTTGCCATCTCATTGGCGTGTGTTGCCAAGTCAAAGTACAAACCATCTCTGAAAAGCTCTAGAAACTGTATCCCAAGCAACCTCCCCTTGGCAAGGAGTGCTCCTTTTTGCTTCATATGAAAGCGGAAATCCTCTTTAAGAGAATCTCGGCAAATAACAAGAGCTTCGCCCATGAGAGCACCATTCTTGGTTCCCCCTATGTAAAAAGCATCAACTAACATCGCTAGATCAGAAAGTTCCATGTCATTTTCATTAGAACATAGGGCGGAACCTAGCCTTGCCCCATCCACGTATAAAAAAAGTTGATTCTCTCGGCAAAACTGACTTAACTCTGCTAATTCTTTCTTTTTGTAGATTGACCCAATTTCTGTAGGATTTGAAATATAAACCAATTTTGGCTTCACCATATGCTCGTCAGCGTGAATCTCTAAGACTGTTTTGAGATGTTCTGGCCCTATTTTCCCATCCTGTACTTCAATAGAAATAATTTTGTGTCCTGTA
This window encodes:
- a CDS encoding low specificity L-threonine aldolase; protein product: MYSFKNDYSEGAHPKILRALIETNLEQVEGYGEDYYTRKAVELLKENIKKKDIDIHLFSGGTQTNLTALSAFLRPHEAAIAANTGHILVHETGAIEATGHKIISIEVQDGKIGPEHLKTVLEIHADEHMVKPKLVYISNPTEIGSIYKKKELAELSQFCRENQLFLYVDGARLGSALCSNENDMELSDLAMLVDAFYIGGTKNGALMGEALVICRDSLKEDFRFHMKQKGALLAKGRLLGIQFLELFRDGLYFDLATHANEMASLLREGISQAGYLFLTHSPSNQIFPILPNGIITKLQEKYSFYVWSQVDSEHSAIRLVTSWATKEDAVREFIEDLKGLCNKNNM